One region of Yersinia bercovieri ATCC 43970 genomic DNA includes:
- the priC gene encoding primosomal replication protein PriC: MSTEKLLQVLESQIEALSTQVGPQANTPSQQARFDLNLFANHGNRFRDYLQEVRKNMAQLKQVVAENRPQQVAFLAEKLVAQISALQRELATQKLRRSNPEPRDSKLDPYHKLAEHQDYERRILAMIQDRESQLGRQSLLSEQQKIQKELAALEGRLMRCRQALIKIERSIEKKENGF, encoded by the coding sequence ATGAGTACAGAAAAATTATTGCAGGTGCTTGAAAGCCAAATTGAAGCATTGTCGACTCAGGTTGGCCCTCAAGCTAATACTCCCTCCCAACAGGCCCGCTTTGATCTGAATCTATTTGCTAACCATGGTAACCGTTTTCGCGACTATCTACAGGAAGTGCGCAAAAACATGGCGCAGTTGAAACAAGTGGTTGCCGAGAATCGTCCCCAGCAAGTCGCCTTTCTGGCTGAGAAATTGGTCGCACAGATCTCAGCGCTACAAAGAGAGTTGGCCACTCAAAAACTAAGGAGATCTAATCCTGAACCGCGGGATAGTAAATTGGACCCTTATCATAAGTTGGCTGAGCATCAAGATTATGAGCGGCGTATACTGGCCATGATTCAGGATAGAGAGAGTCAACTGGGCCGACAAAGTCTGCTCTCTGAGCAGCAAAAGATACAAAAGGAGCTGGCAGCACTGGAGGGTCGTTTAATGCGTTGCCGACAAGCGCTGATCAAAATAGAGCGCAGTATTGAGAAAAAAGAGAACGGTTTTTGA
- the apt gene encoding adenine phosphoribosyltransferase — translation MTATAPNTAQQLKYIKDSIKTIPDYPKAGILFRDVTSLLEDPLAYASSIEMLVERYLDKGVTKVVGTEARGFLFGAPVALALGVGFVPVRKPGKLPRETISESYELEYGTDKLEIHTDSIQPDDKVLVIDDLLATGGTIEATVKLIRRLGGEVTDAAFVIDLPELGGEARLTQQGITCYSLVSFSGH, via the coding sequence ATGACCGCTACTGCACCGAATACAGCACAACAGCTTAAATATATTAAAGACAGTATTAAAACCATCCCCGATTATCCAAAAGCGGGAATACTGTTCCGTGATGTGACCAGCTTGCTGGAAGATCCATTAGCCTATGCCTCTAGCATTGAAATGCTGGTTGAGCGCTATCTGGATAAAGGCGTGACCAAAGTAGTGGGTACTGAGGCCCGCGGCTTTTTGTTTGGTGCGCCAGTGGCTTTGGCTCTGGGTGTTGGCTTCGTCCCTGTGCGCAAGCCGGGCAAGTTACCACGTGAAACCATCAGCGAAAGTTATGAGTTGGAATATGGCACCGATAAACTCGAGATCCACACCGACAGTATTCAGCCAGACGATAAGGTCTTGGTAATTGATGATTTGCTGGCTACCGGCGGAACGATTGAAGCGACGGTTAAATTGATTCGTCGTCTGGGTGGTGAAGTGACTGACGCGGCGTTTGTCATTGATTTGCCTGAACTGGGTGGCGAAGCTCGTCTCACTCAGCAAGGGATTACTTGCTACAGTCTGGTCTCCTTCAGTGGCCATTGA
- the rsmS gene encoding pleiotropic regulatory protein RsmS — translation MSVEKASPELQLAVDLIYLLECNEIAPETALKALEIVQLDYQRKLRRQTSD, via the coding sequence ATGTCAGTTGAAAAAGCCTCACCAGAACTGCAACTGGCAGTAGATCTTATCTATCTGCTAGAGTGCAATGAAATCGCGCCAGAAACAGCACTGAAGGCGCTAGAGATAGTACAGCTGGATTACCAGCGTAAGCTCCGCCGCCAAACCTCAGATTGA
- the mscK gene encoding mechanosensitive channel MscK, translated as MNSRFRKQYSIPLSLPMMASAVFLLRLQTMIILLIISLLLSPLTLASSINIDVPTRSEVMSQLDALSKQKILSPAEKLAQQDLTKTLEYLDTIERTKQEANQLKQQLAQAPTKLRQATEALDSLKDSSADTLTRESLANYSLRQLESRLNETLDDLQTAQEDLSAYNSQLISLQTQPERVQSAMYNASMRLMQIRNQLNGLSPNQDILRPSQQQELLTEQVMLNAQLDLQRKSLEANTTLQDLLQKQRDYTTAHINQLERYVQILQEVVSGKRLILSEKTAKEAQAPNDAADIQNDPLVSRELAINKELSQRLINATKEGNTLVQQNIRVKNWLDRALQSERNLKEQITVLRGSLLLSRILYQQQLNLPASGLITNMTSRIADLRLEQFEINQQRDQLFQGDDYIQTLMSDSKEKISPDVEDALGQIVDIRRELLDQLNKQLGNQLTLAINLQINQQQLLSVNESLQHTLTQQIFWVSSNKPMDWSWLKALPGALKAELSNFHFTLSLGDVVAGLIKSLVFLIPILIVAGVIRSRYKIINKHLDRLAADVGQLKHDSQMHTPNAIMLTLLKVLPGSLIILGIGYWCLRSEFNLSELFWSFFQHLALFWLIFDLTYRMLSPGGITERHFMISADRCAHYRRQMVRLGAALLPVIFWSALGQKSPLRLVDDVIGQVVIVIALALLALFVFPFCRDSWREKDSHAVRLVIVTAVAVTPIILIGLMVAGYFYTTLQLAGRWIDSLYLLFLWNIVYLTAIRGLGVAARRLAYRRAIARRQSLVKEGAEGGEPVEEPPLALDQINQQSLRLTTMALFLIFATCFYWIWADLITVISYLDSISLWHYSTTVAGASVTQAVTLGNMLVALMALVVSYILTRNLPGLLEVVVLSRLQLRQGTSYAITTILTYLITAIGGITALSSLGVSWDKLQWLVAALSVGLGFGLQEIFANFVSGLIILFERPVRIGDTITIGTFSGNVSKIRIRATTITDFDRKEVIIPNKAFVTERLINWSLSDTITRIIIKVGVAYGSDLAKVKEVLLQAAHENPRVMSDPEPQVFFLDFGASTLDHELRLYVRELRDRSYTVDELNRAIDKLCRENDINIAFNQLEVYLHKPDGTQLQEVNRPLETKGLPAAQSDLGDTKPDLPDINKPLA; from the coding sequence ATGAACAGCAGATTTCGCAAGCAATATTCCATACCACTCTCGTTACCCATGATGGCATCAGCTGTATTTCTCTTGCGCCTCCAGACAATGATTATTCTGCTTATAATTTCATTGCTGTTATCGCCACTCACTCTGGCATCAAGTATCAACATTGATGTACCAACCCGCAGTGAGGTGATGAGCCAGCTAGATGCCTTATCAAAACAAAAAATATTGTCACCTGCGGAAAAACTCGCACAGCAAGACCTGACTAAAACATTGGAATACCTTGATACGATTGAGCGTACCAAGCAGGAAGCTAATCAGCTTAAGCAGCAATTGGCGCAGGCGCCGACGAAGCTACGCCAGGCAACTGAAGCACTGGATTCGCTGAAAGATAGCTCAGCAGATACCTTGACCCGTGAGTCACTGGCTAACTACTCATTGCGCCAGTTAGAGTCGCGCCTGAATGAAACCTTGGATGATCTGCAAACCGCGCAGGAAGACCTCTCGGCCTATAACAGCCAACTTATCTCTCTGCAAACACAGCCGGAACGGGTGCAGAGTGCGATGTATAACGCGTCGATGCGTTTAATGCAAATTCGCAATCAACTCAATGGATTATCGCCAAATCAAGACATTCTGCGCCCAAGCCAACAGCAAGAGTTATTGACCGAGCAGGTGATGCTAAATGCACAACTGGATTTGCAGCGTAAAAGTCTGGAAGCCAATACCACTTTGCAAGATTTGCTGCAAAAACAGCGGGATTATACCACTGCGCACATTAACCAACTGGAGCGTTATGTCCAGATATTGCAAGAGGTGGTCAGCGGTAAGCGGTTAATTCTCTCAGAGAAAACAGCCAAAGAGGCGCAAGCACCCAATGATGCAGCGGACATCCAAAATGACCCGTTAGTCAGCCGTGAACTGGCGATTAATAAAGAGCTGAGTCAGCGGCTGATTAATGCTACGAAAGAGGGCAACACGCTGGTACAACAGAATATCAGGGTTAAAAATTGGCTAGACCGCGCCCTGCAATCTGAGCGTAATTTAAAAGAGCAAATCACCGTATTACGTGGCAGCCTGCTGCTTTCGCGTATTCTCTACCAGCAGCAACTCAATTTACCGGCGTCCGGCTTAATTACCAATATGACGTCACGTATTGCTGACTTGCGGCTCGAGCAATTTGAAATTAATCAGCAGCGTGACCAGCTATTCCAGGGGGATGACTATATCCAAACCCTGATGAGCGATAGCAAAGAGAAGATTAGCCCTGATGTGGAAGATGCTCTCGGGCAAATTGTTGATATTCGCCGTGAACTGTTAGACCAATTGAATAAGCAGTTGGGTAACCAACTGACACTGGCCATTAATCTGCAAATCAACCAACAGCAGCTACTCAGCGTCAATGAGTCATTACAACATACCCTGACACAGCAGATTTTTTGGGTTAGTAGCAACAAACCGATGGATTGGTCTTGGCTGAAAGCCTTACCGGGAGCGCTTAAAGCTGAACTGAGCAATTTCCACTTTACCCTGTCTCTGGGGGATGTGGTGGCTGGTCTGATCAAATCACTGGTATTTCTGATACCTATTCTGATTGTGGCGGGGGTGATCCGATCACGCTATAAAATCATTAATAAACATCTGGATAGGCTTGCCGCCGATGTCGGGCAATTAAAGCACGATAGCCAAATGCACACACCCAATGCCATCATGCTTACCTTGCTGAAAGTGTTACCGGGTAGCTTAATTATCTTAGGTATCGGCTACTGGTGCCTGCGTTCAGAGTTTAATCTCAGTGAGTTATTTTGGAGCTTCTTCCAACATCTGGCACTGTTCTGGCTGATATTCGACCTGACTTATCGCATGTTATCTCCGGGGGGGATCACTGAGCGGCACTTTATGATCTCGGCCGATAGATGTGCACATTATCGCCGGCAAATGGTGCGCTTGGGGGCGGCTTTATTACCGGTCATCTTCTGGTCTGCATTGGGGCAGAAAAGCCCACTTCGGCTGGTCGATGATGTCATTGGGCAGGTTGTTATAGTGATAGCGTTGGCCCTGCTGGCGCTATTTGTCTTTCCATTCTGCCGGGATAGCTGGCGGGAGAAAGACTCCCATGCGGTACGATTAGTGATTGTTACCGCAGTGGCTGTAACCCCTATCATATTGATTGGATTAATGGTTGCTGGCTATTTCTATACGACGCTACAACTGGCGGGGCGCTGGATTGACAGCCTGTACTTACTATTCCTGTGGAACATTGTTTATCTGACGGCGATTCGTGGCTTAGGGGTCGCGGCGCGGCGTCTGGCTTATCGTCGGGCGATTGCACGGCGGCAAAGTTTGGTGAAAGAGGGGGCTGAAGGCGGGGAGCCAGTCGAGGAGCCACCGCTGGCACTGGATCAAATTAACCAACAGTCATTGCGTTTGACCACCATGGCACTGTTCCTGATTTTCGCCACCTGCTTCTACTGGATCTGGGCTGACCTGATCACGGTTATCTCCTATCTGGACAGTATCTCTTTGTGGCATTACAGCACAACAGTCGCGGGTGCGAGCGTGACGCAGGCGGTGACATTGGGGAATATGCTGGTGGCCTTAATGGCACTGGTCGTCTCCTATATTCTGACGCGCAACCTCCCCGGTTTGCTTGAAGTGGTGGTGCTGTCGCGGCTACAACTACGCCAAGGCACCTCTTACGCCATCACCACCATCCTGACCTACCTGATTACCGCCATTGGTGGGATAACCGCCCTAAGTTCACTTGGGGTTTCGTGGGATAAATTGCAATGGCTGGTGGCGGCGCTCTCGGTTGGTCTGGGGTTTGGTTTGCAGGAGATCTTTGCCAACTTCGTCTCCGGCTTGATTATTCTGTTCGAACGCCCCGTACGTATCGGCGATACCATCACTATTGGCACCTTCTCGGGTAATGTCAGCAAAATACGGATTCGTGCAACAACAATTACCGATTTTGACCGCAAGGAAGTGATTATTCCGAACAAGGCGTTCGTCACTGAGCGGCTGATCAACTGGTCACTGTCAGATACGATCACCCGCATTATTATTAAAGTTGGCGTCGCGTACGGCTCTGATTTAGCAAAAGTGAAAGAGGTGCTGTTACAAGCTGCTCATGAGAACCCACGGGTAATGAGTGATCCTGAACCACAGGTATTCTTCCTGGATTTTGGTGCCAGTACCCTTGATCACGAGTTGCGTTTGTATGTCCGTGAACTGCGGGACCGTAGCTATACAGTGGATGAATTGAATAGGGCGATTGATAAATTATGTCGCGAGAATGACATTAATATCGCCTTTAACCAGTTGGAAGTGTACTTGCATAAACCGGATGGTACTCAACTTCAGGAGGTGAACCGCCCGCTTGAAACCAAAGGCTTACCTGCTGCGCAATCTGATCTGGGAGATACGAAGCCTGACTTACCGGATATCAATAAGCCGCTCGCTTGA
- the acrA gene encoding efflux RND transporter adaptor subunit AcrA, translating into MSKNRGVMPLAAILVLSGSLVLIGCNDKDAAQAHAQQAPEVGIVTLKAAPLNITTELPGRTSAFRVAEVRPQVSGIILKRNYVEGSDVTAGTSLYQIDPATYQAAYDSAKGDLAKAQAAAEIARLTVNRYKPLLGTNYISKQEYDQAVSSAMQANATVLAAKAAVETARINLAYTQVTSPISGRTGKSSVTEGALVTSGQATALTTVQQLDPMYVDVTQSSDEFLRLKKELADGTLKQEDGKAKVRLLLENGSEYAETGTLEFSGVTVDETTGSITIRAIFPNPNEALLPGMFVRARLDEGVRPDALLVPQQGVTRNPRGEATAMVVGADDKVELRTLVANQAIGDKWLVTEGLKAGDRLIVSGLQKIRPGVQVKVQEVTTPAPKAAPADTAKKS; encoded by the coding sequence ATGAGCAAAAACAGAGGGGTAATGCCTCTGGCTGCAATTCTGGTTCTTTCAGGCAGCTTAGTACTTATAGGATGTAATGATAAAGATGCGGCGCAAGCCCATGCTCAGCAGGCACCTGAAGTCGGCATTGTGACATTGAAAGCGGCACCACTGAATATCACAACCGAACTACCGGGCCGCACGTCCGCATTCCGTGTTGCAGAAGTTCGCCCGCAAGTTAGCGGGATTATTCTAAAACGTAACTATGTTGAAGGCAGTGACGTCACCGCCGGAACATCACTTTATCAAATTGACCCAGCCACTTATCAGGCCGCGTATGACAGCGCAAAAGGTGATTTAGCCAAAGCACAAGCTGCCGCTGAAATTGCACGCCTGACGGTGAATCGTTACAAACCATTACTGGGTACTAACTACATCAGTAAGCAAGAGTATGACCAGGCGGTATCTAGCGCTATGCAAGCTAATGCGACGGTTCTTGCCGCAAAAGCCGCGGTAGAAACTGCGCGTATTAATCTGGCATATACTCAAGTGACCTCGCCAATCAGTGGTCGTACCGGTAAATCTTCAGTGACTGAAGGTGCGCTAGTGACTAGTGGTCAGGCAACAGCACTGACCACGGTTCAGCAGCTTGATCCTATGTATGTCGATGTAACCCAATCAAGCGATGAGTTTTTGCGTCTGAAAAAAGAGCTGGCTGATGGCACGCTCAAGCAGGAAGATGGTAAAGCCAAGGTTCGTTTGTTACTGGAAAACGGTAGTGAGTACGCTGAAACCGGTACGCTGGAGTTCTCCGGTGTCACCGTGGATGAGACCACAGGTTCGATTACAATTCGTGCCATCTTCCCGAACCCGAATGAAGCCTTGCTGCCGGGGATGTTTGTCCGCGCCCGTTTGGATGAAGGTGTTAGACCTGATGCACTGTTAGTGCCTCAACAGGGTGTGACACGTAATCCGCGTGGCGAAGCAACAGCGATGGTCGTCGGTGCTGATGACAAAGTTGAATTGCGTACACTGGTTGCTAACCAGGCCATTGGTGATAAGTGGTTGGTTACTGAAGGGTTGAAAGCAGGTGATCGTCTTATTGTTTCCGGCTTGCAGAAAATCAGACCGGGCGTACAGGTAAAAGTGCAGGAAGTCACCACTCCAGCACCAAAAGCAGCCCCAGCTGATACAGCGAAGAAGTCTTAA
- the acrB gene encoding efflux RND transporter permease AcrB: MAKFFIDRPIFAWVIAIILMLAGALAIMKLPVAQYPTIAPPAITISANYPGADATTVQNTVTQVIEQNMNGIDNLLYMSSSSDSSGNVQLTLTFNSGTDPDIAQVQVQNKLQLAMPLLPQEVQQQGVSVEKSSSSFLMVAGFISEDGTMQQEDIADYVGSNVKDPISRTAGVGDVQLFGSQYAMRIWMDPHKLNNYNLTPVDVINAIKVQNNQVAAGQLGGTPPVPGQELNSSIIAQTRLTNAEEFSQILLKVNTDGSQVRLKDVAIVQLGAESYNIIARYNGKPAAGIGIKLATGANALDTSAAVKAELAKLQPFFPAGLKVVYPYDTTPFVKISINEVVKTLVEAIILVFLVMYLFLQNFRATLIPTIAVPVVLLGTFAILSAFGYSINTLTMFGMVLAIGLLVDDAIVVVENVERVMQEEGLPPKEATKKSMEQIQGALVGIAMVLSAVFIPMAFFGGATGAIYRQFSITIVSAMVLSVLVALILTPALCATMLKPIAKGEHGPKTGFFGWFNRMFEKSTHHYTDSVANILRSTGRYLVIYLVIVIGMGVLFLRLPTSFLPEEDQGVFLTMVQMPAGATQERTQKVLNQVTDYYLDKEKDVVNSVFTVNGFGFSGQGQNTGLAFVSLKNWDERPGEQNKVPAIVARASAAFSQIKDGLVFAFNLPAIVELGTATGFDFQLIDQGNVGHQKLTEARNELLGMAAQHPDMLVGMRPNGLEDTPQFKVEVDQEKAQALGVAISDINTTLGSAMGGSYVNDFIDRGRVKKVYVQADAPFRMLPGDIDKWYVRNSAGQMVSFATFSSAKWEYGSPRLERYNGLPSMEILGQAAPGKSTGEAMDLMQELAGKLPSGIGYDWTGMSYQERLSGNQAPALYAISLIVVFLCLAALYESWSIPFSVMLVVPLGVVGALLAASLRGLNNDVYFQVGLLTTIGLSAKNAILIVEFAKDLMDKEGKGLVESTLEAVRMRLRPILMTSLAFILGVLPLVISSGAGSGAQNAVGTGVMGGMITATVLAIFFVPVFFVVVRRRFSRKSEDIEHAHAVEHKAK, translated from the coding sequence ATGGCTAAGTTCTTTATAGATCGCCCTATTTTCGCCTGGGTTATCGCCATCATTCTGATGTTGGCCGGTGCACTTGCGATAATGAAATTACCTGTTGCGCAATATCCGACCATTGCGCCTCCGGCAATTACAATCTCCGCCAACTATCCTGGCGCCGATGCGACTACTGTTCAGAATACAGTGACGCAGGTTATCGAACAGAACATGAACGGTATCGACAACCTGCTATATATGTCTTCCAGCAGTGACTCCTCCGGTAACGTTCAGTTGACGTTGACCTTTAACTCAGGCACTGACCCGGATATCGCTCAGGTTCAGGTCCAGAACAAACTGCAATTAGCCATGCCATTACTGCCGCAAGAAGTGCAGCAGCAAGGTGTGAGCGTTGAAAAGTCCAGTAGTAGCTTCCTGATGGTTGCCGGCTTTATTTCTGAAGACGGCACCATGCAACAGGAAGATATCGCTGACTATGTGGGTTCTAACGTTAAAGATCCAATCAGCCGTACCGCCGGTGTGGGTGATGTTCAGCTATTTGGTTCCCAATACGCGATGCGTATCTGGATGGACCCGCACAAACTGAATAACTATAACCTGACACCGGTTGATGTTATCAACGCGATCAAAGTACAAAACAATCAGGTTGCAGCCGGCCAGTTGGGTGGGACTCCTCCCGTACCTGGTCAAGAACTGAACTCATCAATCATTGCGCAGACTCGTTTGACCAATGCTGAAGAGTTCAGCCAGATCTTGCTGAAAGTGAATACCGATGGTTCGCAGGTGCGCTTAAAAGATGTGGCTATCGTCCAACTCGGCGCTGAAAGCTATAACATCATTGCCCGTTATAACGGCAAACCAGCGGCGGGTATCGGTATCAAGCTGGCGACAGGGGCTAACGCCCTGGATACTTCTGCTGCGGTAAAAGCTGAGCTGGCAAAATTGCAGCCGTTCTTCCCGGCCGGATTGAAAGTCGTTTATCCGTATGACACCACCCCGTTTGTTAAAATCTCTATTAACGAAGTGGTTAAAACACTGGTAGAAGCCATTATTCTGGTGTTCCTGGTTATGTATCTGTTCCTGCAAAACTTCCGTGCAACGTTGATCCCAACGATTGCAGTACCGGTGGTATTGCTGGGTACATTTGCCATTCTCTCCGCCTTTGGCTATTCGATAAACACCCTAACGATGTTCGGGATGGTGTTGGCGATAGGGCTATTGGTGGATGACGCCATCGTGGTCGTCGAGAACGTCGAACGAGTGATGCAAGAGGAGGGGCTACCGCCGAAAGAGGCCACCAAAAAATCCATGGAGCAAATCCAGGGTGCATTGGTGGGGATCGCGATGGTTCTGTCGGCGGTATTTATCCCGATGGCCTTCTTCGGCGGGGCAACGGGTGCAATCTATCGTCAGTTCTCCATCACTATCGTTTCAGCAATGGTGCTCTCGGTGTTGGTGGCATTGATTCTGACGCCAGCATTGTGCGCAACGATGCTAAAACCTATCGCCAAAGGCGAGCATGGGCCAAAAACCGGTTTCTTCGGTTGGTTTAACCGCATGTTCGAGAAAAGCACCCACCACTATACCGACAGCGTTGCCAATATCTTACGCAGCACTGGCCGTTATCTGGTGATCTATCTGGTGATTGTGATTGGGATGGGCGTGCTGTTCCTGCGCTTACCTACATCATTCTTGCCAGAAGAGGATCAGGGCGTGTTCCTGACCATGGTGCAGATGCCTGCCGGTGCGACGCAAGAACGTACTCAGAAAGTGTTAAATCAGGTCACTGACTACTACCTGGACAAAGAAAAAGACGTCGTTAACTCAGTATTTACCGTTAACGGCTTCGGTTTCAGTGGTCAGGGTCAGAACACCGGTTTGGCATTCGTTAGTCTGAAAAACTGGGATGAGCGCCCGGGCGAGCAAAATAAAGTGCCAGCAATTGTGGCCCGCGCATCTGCCGCTTTCTCGCAAATTAAAGACGGTTTGGTATTCGCCTTTAACTTGCCAGCGATTGTGGAGCTGGGTACAGCAACCGGCTTCGACTTCCAGTTGATTGACCAGGGTAACGTGGGGCATCAGAAATTAACTGAAGCCCGTAACGAACTGCTCGGCATGGCGGCGCAACATCCGGATATGCTGGTCGGTATGCGCCCTAACGGCCTGGAAGATACACCTCAGTTCAAAGTGGAAGTTGATCAGGAAAAAGCACAGGCCCTTGGCGTAGCGATTTCTGATATCAATACCACCCTTGGCTCCGCTATGGGCGGCAGCTATGTAAACGACTTTATCGACCGTGGTCGCGTGAAGAAAGTTTACGTACAGGCTGACGCACCATTCCGTATGTTACCGGGTGATATTGATAAGTGGTATGTCCGCAACAGCGCCGGTCAAATGGTCTCATTTGCCACCTTCTCTAGCGCGAAATGGGAATATGGCTCACCACGGCTTGAACGTTACAACGGCTTACCCTCTATGGAAATTTTGGGTCAGGCAGCTCCGGGTAAGAGTACCGGTGAAGCGATGGACCTGATGCAGGAACTGGCGGGTAAATTACCCAGCGGCATTGGTTATGACTGGACGGGGATGTCCTATCAGGAACGTTTGTCGGGTAACCAAGCTCCAGCACTGTACGCCATCTCACTGATTGTGGTCTTCTTGTGTCTGGCGGCGTTGTATGAAAGCTGGTCAATTCCATTCTCAGTAATGTTGGTGGTGCCACTGGGTGTGGTTGGTGCGTTACTGGCAGCCTCACTGCGCGGCCTGAATAACGACGTTTACTTCCAGGTCGGCTTGTTGACCACCATTGGGCTATCGGCCAAGAACGCCATCTTGATTGTTGAGTTCGCCAAGGACTTGATGGACAAAGAGGGCAAAGGCTTGGTGGAGTCAACGTTGGAAGCCGTGCGTATGCGTCTGCGCCCAATTTTGATGACCTCGCTGGCCTTTATCCTTGGGGTTCTGCCACTGGTTATCAGTAGTGGTGCCGGTTCTGGTGCACAGAATGCGGTAGGTACGGGTGTTATGGGTGGGATGATCACCGCCACCGTACTGGCTATCTTCTTCGTTCCGGTATTCTTCGTGGTGGTGCGCCGCCGCTTTAGCCGGAAAAGTGAAGATATAGAGCACGCACATGCCGTTGAGCATAAGGCGAAGTAA
- a CDS encoding DsrE/DsrF/TusD sulfur relay family protein: MSSLVVIANGAAYGHESLFNALRLSITLKEQQTDLDLRLFLMSDAVIVGIHGQQPREGYNLQQMLEILTAQNVPVKLCKTCADARGVSGLTLVDGVEIGTLIELAQWTLAAEKVLTF, translated from the coding sequence ATGAGTTCACTGGTTGTGATTGCCAATGGTGCCGCTTATGGCCATGAGTCATTATTTAATGCACTGCGCTTATCCATCACGTTGAAAGAGCAACAAACCGATCTCGATTTACGCCTATTCTTGATGTCGGATGCAGTTATTGTCGGTATTCACGGGCAACAGCCTCGTGAAGGTTATAATTTGCAGCAGATGCTGGAAATTCTCACGGCACAAAATGTCCCGGTTAAATTATGCAAAACCTGCGCAGATGCCCGTGGTGTCAGTGGATTAACACTGGTCGATGGTGTGGAAATTGGTACCTTGATAGAGCTGGCGCAGTGGACTTTGGCTGCCGAGAAAGTGCTGACATTCTAA
- the acrR gene encoding multidrug efflux transporter transcriptional repressor AcrR, which translates to MARKTKQQAEETRQQILDAAVREFSAHGVSGTSLTDIAAAAGVTRGAIYWHFKNKVDLFNEIWELSESKIDQLESEYQIKYPDNPLRILREILIYVLVSTREDCRRRALMEIVFHKCEFVGEMSSLHDARKVLDLASYERIEAVLQGCIDAHQLPANLDTCRAAIIMRAYITGLMENWLFMPESFDIKQEAPILIDAYLDMLAHSLSLRKETNSKV; encoded by the coding sequence ATGGCACGAAAAACCAAACAGCAAGCCGAAGAGACCCGGCAACAAATTCTAGATGCCGCAGTGCGGGAGTTTTCTGCGCATGGCGTTTCCGGCACCTCGCTTACAGATATTGCTGCCGCCGCAGGTGTCACCCGTGGCGCAATTTACTGGCACTTCAAGAATAAGGTAGACCTGTTTAACGAAATTTGGGAGTTATCAGAGTCTAAAATTGATCAGCTCGAATCAGAGTATCAGATAAAATATCCTGATAATCCACTCCGAATCTTACGAGAAATACTTATCTATGTTCTTGTTTCCACTCGTGAGGATTGTCGACGCCGCGCATTGATGGAAATTGTCTTCCATAAATGTGAGTTTGTCGGTGAGATGTCCTCACTCCATGATGCACGTAAAGTTCTTGATTTAGCTAGTTATGAGCGAATTGAGGCCGTTTTGCAAGGTTGTATTGATGCGCATCAATTGCCCGCCAATCTAGATACTTGTCGCGCTGCGATTATCATGAGAGCTTATATTACAGGTTTGATGGAAAACTGGCTCTTTATGCCAGAAAGTTTTGATATAAAACAAGAGGCGCCGATATTAATCGATGCCTATTTAGATATGCTAGCCCACAGCCTTTCATTGCGTAAAGAGACTAATAGCAAGGTATAG
- a CDS encoding DUF454 family protein, whose amino-acid sequence MSRWLLIILGWLAVVLATLGVVLPLLPTTPFLLLAAWCFARSSPRFHHWLLYRSWFGSYIRTWQQHGALPQGVKWKAILVTVLTFALSLWWVKIWWVRGLLLIILTVLLTFMLRMPVIDLSQQNKR is encoded by the coding sequence ATGTCTCGTTGGCTATTAATAATATTAGGGTGGCTGGCGGTGGTATTGGCAACCCTGGGTGTGGTGCTTCCTCTGCTACCCACTACACCATTTCTGCTACTGGCTGCGTGGTGTTTTGCGCGATCCTCCCCCCGTTTTCATCACTGGTTACTCTATCGCTCATGGTTTGGTAGTTACATCCGTACCTGGCAGCAGCATGGTGCATTGCCGCAAGGTGTTAAGTGGAAAGCTATTTTGGTCACCGTGCTCACTTTTGCCCTCTCACTTTGGTGGGTGAAAATTTGGTGGGTTAGGGGCTTATTGCTCATCATATTAACGGTATTGCTGACCTTTATGTTACGAATGCCAGTTATTGACCTATCGCAACAAAATAAGCGCTGA